One stretch of Schlesneria sp. DSM 10557 DNA includes these proteins:
- a CDS encoding ABC transporter substrate-binding protein: protein MNVSRGWLTVALCLAIGCQAEKPTSLSDRGDDGSSGQSQLIDVSLALNWFPEAEHGGYYAALVHGYYEEEGLRVTIRPGGPKVPVISDVAEGKVDFGVDNADKLLLLRAQQAEVVAVMSPLQNSPRCIMVHKSSGLTKLEDLAQKKSFTLAMNSGQPFAQYLKKVVNLDGVQVVNYPGNVAQFLEQTDYGQQAYSFSEPFLAEREKSDPLCLMLSDIGFNAYTSLLIARQEAVSQKPDLVARMTRASIKGWKKYLAEPDQTNKYIHEQNPEMGMEILAYGVNALRPLCLPTGFDESQLGMMTAERWQTLTDQMGEIGLIKPGTIKSGETFSLAFLKTEPATKPAE from the coding sequence ATGAACGTCTCACGCGGATGGCTGACAGTCGCTCTGTGTCTGGCAATCGGCTGCCAGGCCGAGAAGCCAACTTCTCTATCGGACCGGGGCGACGATGGCTCGTCGGGCCAGAGCCAATTGATTGACGTTTCGCTCGCACTAAACTGGTTCCCTGAAGCCGAGCACGGTGGCTACTACGCGGCGCTCGTACATGGCTACTACGAGGAAGAAGGGTTGCGAGTCACGATTCGACCGGGTGGCCCCAAGGTGCCGGTGATTTCGGACGTTGCGGAAGGAAAGGTTGATTTCGGAGTCGACAACGCGGACAAACTGCTGCTGTTACGGGCGCAACAGGCGGAAGTGGTAGCCGTCATGAGCCCGCTTCAGAACAGTCCCCGTTGTATCATGGTCCATAAGTCGAGCGGACTGACGAAGCTCGAAGATCTGGCCCAGAAAAAGTCATTCACCCTCGCGATGAATTCGGGACAGCCCTTCGCACAATACCTCAAAAAGGTCGTCAACCTGGATGGTGTGCAGGTTGTTAACTATCCGGGCAACGTAGCGCAATTTCTTGAACAGACCGACTATGGCCAGCAGGCGTATAGTTTCAGTGAACCCTTTCTGGCTGAACGTGAGAAGAGTGATCCGCTGTGTCTGATGCTCTCGGACATCGGCTTTAACGCCTACACCAGCCTGCTGATTGCCCGTCAAGAGGCCGTAAGCCAGAAACCTGATCTGGTAGCCAGAATGACGCGGGCTTCCATCAAGGGCTGGAAAAAGTACCTCGCTGAACCCGACCAGACGAACAAGTACATTCACGAGCAAAATCCGGAAATGGGAATGGAGATCCTCGCCTATGGGGTTAACGCATTGCGGCCGCTGTGTCTGCCAACGGGTTTTGACGAGTCTCAGCTCGGCATGATGACAGCCGAACGCTGGCAGACCTTGACCGACCAGATGGGAGAGATTGGCTTGATCAAACCGGGAACGATCAAGTCGGGTGAAACATTTTCGCTGGCATTCCTCAAGACGGAGCCGGCGACGAAGCCCGCAGAGTGA
- a CDS encoding type III pantothenate kinase: MSFPLLAIEAGNSRLKFGFFVPSQTTFYRKLGGQVVKTKRVEGDWPHCHRFLAIPVSEAIPWQTLMSWNPDGAIIAGSNPRAVDRVLSDWHQTGLKPPMMVRDRSSIPVELDVDSPDTVGLDRLLNAVAANALRPASRSAIVIDSGTATTVNYVSQAGTFCGGAILPGLEMSAKALNYYTAALPLLPVQDLGGEVPVAPGRNTREAIRNGLFWGQVGAIRELVNQICQQKKLAVPDFGGAIDPPDAPWMILTGGGGPILSPQFPGVLAVPSLGMHGLVLTAWTHHV, translated from the coding sequence ATGTCCTTTCCGCTGCTGGCCATTGAAGCAGGAAACAGTCGACTCAAGTTTGGGTTCTTCGTTCCTTCGCAGACTACGTTTTACCGAAAACTCGGTGGACAAGTTGTCAAAACAAAGAGAGTCGAGGGGGACTGGCCCCACTGCCACCGCTTTCTGGCGATTCCCGTCAGCGAGGCAATCCCCTGGCAGACACTGATGAGCTGGAATCCAGATGGGGCAATTATTGCCGGATCAAATCCTCGTGCCGTTGATCGCGTGCTCAGCGATTGGCACCAGACCGGGTTAAAGCCCCCGATGATGGTCCGGGACCGATCCTCGATCCCCGTTGAACTGGACGTCGATTCCCCCGATACGGTCGGTCTGGACAGGCTCTTGAACGCGGTCGCTGCCAACGCACTTCGTCCCGCTTCAAGGTCGGCAATCGTCATTGATTCGGGAACAGCAACGACCGTGAATTACGTATCACAGGCCGGAACGTTCTGCGGCGGGGCCATCCTGCCAGGGCTCGAAATGTCCGCGAAAGCGCTGAATTACTACACGGCTGCACTTCCACTGCTACCCGTTCAGGATCTGGGGGGAGAGGTGCCCGTGGCCCCCGGTCGCAATACTCGAGAGGCAATTCGTAACGGGTTGTTCTGGGGGCAGGTGGGCGCCATCCGGGAACTGGTAAATCAGATTTGCCAGCAGAAGAAACTGGCCGTCCCTGATTTTGGGGGGGCGATTGATCCGCCCGATGCTCCCTGGATGATTTTGACCGGAGGAGGGGGACCGATTCTTTCCCCGCAATTCCCCGGTGTACTCGCCGTTCCCTCGCTTGGAATGCACGGTCTCGTCCTGACCGCATGGACGCATCACGTCTAG
- a CDS encoding ABC transporter permease yields the protein MILKRLKSWLVDVVLPPLVLFALVVAVWHWCVIAFRLKPYLLPSPLAVGRALYNDAAILGRAVLYTGTAALSGFLASLVLGTLIAFVFAQSRRIRSSGYPYFIFLQTVPIVAIAPLIVRWCGNGFQSVVLVALILSLFPILSNGTQGLLEIDPNLLDLFRLNNASRWQTLIKLRFPSAVPGLLAGARTSSGMAVVGAIVGEFFVGYGSKRFGLGYLINTTNDQLQIDRLFAAVLTSTLFGIAIFGMVNLISVTILRRWYDGPVEDRK from the coding sequence ATGATTCTGAAACGGCTGAAGTCCTGGCTGGTCGACGTCGTTCTTCCACCGCTTGTCCTGTTCGCCCTCGTCGTCGCGGTATGGCACTGGTGCGTCATCGCATTTCGACTGAAGCCTTATCTGCTTCCGTCCCCCCTGGCAGTGGGAAGAGCACTCTACAATGATGCCGCCATCCTGGGGCGAGCAGTTCTTTATACTGGGACGGCAGCACTGAGCGGCTTTCTGGCGAGTCTGGTGCTGGGGACATTGATCGCGTTTGTGTTTGCCCAGTCGCGGCGTATCCGGTCCAGCGGATATCCGTATTTTATCTTCTTGCAAACGGTCCCCATTGTCGCAATTGCTCCGCTGATTGTTCGCTGGTGTGGTAACGGCTTTCAAAGTGTGGTCCTGGTCGCACTGATCCTGAGTCTGTTTCCGATCCTGTCCAACGGCACTCAGGGGCTCTTGGAGATCGATCCGAATCTGCTCGACCTGTTCCGGTTAAACAATGCTTCTCGTTGGCAGACGCTGATCAAATTGCGATTCCCCAGCGCGGTTCCGGGGCTTCTTGCCGGAGCAAGAACATCCAGTGGGATGGCGGTCGTCGGGGCGATCGTCGGAGAATTTTTCGTTGGGTACGGTTCGAAGCGGTTCGGCCTTGGGTACCTGATCAATACGACCAACGATCAGTTGCAGATAGACCGACTGTTTGCCGCCGTCCTGACATCAACTCTCTTCGGCATCGCCATATTTGGAATGGTGAACCTGATCAGTGTGACAATCTTGCGCCGCTGGTATGACGGTCCCGTTGAGGATCGAAAATAG
- a CDS encoding ABC transporter ATP-binding protein, which produces MTEQPPNLIQAHDVAMAFSESRLAITGIHCAVQRGEFVSLLGPSGCGKSTLLRLFAGLISPTSGQITVAGLTPEDARRTKCRVAFVFQEAHLLPWRSVTENIRLPLELLGVPRAEHAELIQNSLRLIGLTDDDAQKPPRSLSGGMRMRVSLARALVTDPELLLLDEPFAALDDVLRQQLNEDLVEIWMRRRWTGVFVTHNVAEAVFLSQRVFVMSKRPGRIIDEVRIPFDFPRGPELRADRDFARLCGELSQRVREAAR; this is translated from the coding sequence GTGACAGAACAGCCCCCGAACCTGATCCAAGCCCATGACGTTGCGATGGCATTCAGTGAGTCGCGGCTGGCCATCACGGGAATCCATTGTGCCGTGCAGCGGGGTGAGTTTGTTTCGCTGCTGGGACCGTCAGGGTGCGGTAAGTCAACTTTGCTGAGGCTGTTTGCGGGGTTGATTTCACCGACCTCGGGGCAGATCACCGTCGCGGGTCTGACTCCTGAGGATGCCCGCCGGACGAAGTGCCGCGTGGCGTTTGTCTTTCAGGAAGCTCATCTGCTCCCCTGGCGCTCAGTCACAGAAAACATTCGCCTTCCACTGGAATTACTCGGTGTTCCGCGAGCCGAACACGCCGAACTCATTCAAAATTCGTTGCGGCTGATTGGCCTCACGGACGATGACGCGCAAAAGCCTCCTCGTAGTCTCTCGGGAGGGATGCGGATGCGCGTGTCACTTGCTCGAGCCCTCGTGACAGACCCGGAACTGCTGCTGCTGGATGAACCATTTGCGGCGCTGGACGACGTTCTCAGACAGCAATTGAATGAAGACCTCGTCGAAATCTGGATGCGTCGTCGCTGGACGGGAGTTTTCGTGACTCACAACGTGGCCGAAGCGGTCTTTCTCTCTCAACGGGTGTTCGTCATGAGTAAACGGCCCGGCAGAATCATTGATGAGGTGCGAATTCCGTTTGACTTTCCGCGTGGTCCTGAACTACGTGCCGACCGTGATTTTGCTCGACTGTGCGGAGAACTGAGCCAGCGGGTACGGGAGGCGGCACGATGA